Proteins from one Oryza sativa Japonica Group chromosome 12, ASM3414082v1 genomic window:
- the LOC4351726 gene encoding protein SUPPRESSOR OF GENE SILENCING 3 homolog isoform X1, with amino-acid sequence MPGGRRGGGGRPGSGSSSNGGGSGYSWVEKKSKKSEKSVGKGQCAPCTSSNAAPKPAMAWQARSGNGSLHPPGNGRVQHSDHRPAARGSPRSLPQNKHTETKLQAPCPVVTAPLANGLQWVPKSRSSGSESNMDDAPTSGSDPEMDNGATHPVVTATLANGLQWVPRSRSSDSQSNKDDAPTASSDPETDNVAPHPVVSAPVANGLQWVPRSHSSGSEMDNGEDYDSYDDDSDDDMVDDTSGDFDSKASEKNFETRKRHKLLKSIFELLEKLSVEQINEKTRQWHCPACKNVRGGVTWYKGLQPLMNHARTKGSKRVKLHRELAALLEEELYRTGISMASSGEFFGIWKGLRENTDRPIVWPPVVIIMNTRLEQDKDGKWKGMGNKELLSYFSKYHVKEACHAYGPDGHSGMSALIFEGSAVAYKEAERLHNHFVDQRTDKYAWLNHRIVIPGGKRQLYGFLAEKEDLEAFNRHHGKDYLKYEMKSYNEMVVTQLKQMSEDNQQLNYVKNEMVKTERHSKEVEEALGVETQKLQGAIEDNIILKRKTKEMLSECVEQMEFNAKFYHEQIERLRKDTEEKENEFERLLQEELARAIECDVDSETTENCKLREEQIQRIIDCQVKDAEEFDAEQDELIKTHEEKKANVKMEYMAKDVELEEELYAALTSLMEKHKPDIFQPSSP; translated from the exons ATGCCCGgcggtcgccgcggcggcggcgggcgtcctggctccggcagcagcagcaacggcgGAGGCTCCG GGTATAGTTGGGTTGAGAAGAAGTCGAAGAAATCGGAGAAATCAGTTGGAAAGGGACAATGCGCACCATGTACTTCTTCAAATGCTGCACCTAAACCTGCTATGGCGTGGCAAGCACGGAGTGGCAATGGATCTTTACACCCTCCTGGAAATGGTCGGGTTCAACATTCTGATCATAGGCCTGCTGCCAGAGGCAGTCCTAGGTCACTGCCACAAAATAAGCATACAGAAACAAAATTGCAAGCACCGTGTCCAGTTGTGACTGCACCTCTTGCAAATGGTTTGCAGTGGGTACCCAAGTCTCGCTCATCTGGTTCTGAGAGCAATATGGATGATGCTCCTACATCAGGTTCTGACCCTGAAATGGACAATGGTGCAACACACCCAGTTGTGACTGCAACTCTTGCAAATGGCTTGCAGTGGGTGCCCAGGTCTCGCTCATCTGACTCTCAAAGCAACAAGGATGATGCTCCTACAGCTAGTTCTGACCCTGAAACGGACAATGTTGCACCACACCCAGTTGTAAGTGCACCTGTTGCAAATGGCTTGCAGTGGGTACCCAGATCTCACTCATCTGGCTCTGAAATGGACAATGGTGAGGATTATGATTCATATGACGATGATTCTGATGATGATATGGTTGATGATACCAGTGGTGACTTTGATTCTAAGGCATCTGAGAAAAATTTTGAGACTCGAAAAAGGCACAAGCTGTTGAAAAGCATTTTTGAACTTCTGGAGAAGTTAAGTGTTGAACAGATAAATGAAAAGACTAGGCAATGGCATTGTCCAGCATGCAAAAATGTACGTGGTGGAGTTACCTGGTACAAAGGGTTACAGCCTTTGATGAATCATGCTAGAACAAAGGGTTCTAAGAGGGTTAAGCTTCACAGAGAATTGGCTGCATTACTGGAAGAGGAGCTGTATCGTACGGGAATTTCAATGGCATCATCTGGCGAGTTCTTTGGAATCTGGAAAGGATTGCGAGAAAACACTGATCGTCCTATAGTATGGCCCCCAGTGGTTATTATTATGAACACTCGATTGGAACAAGATAAGGATGGCAAG TGGAAAGGTATGGGAAACAAAGAGCTCCTTAGTTATTTCAGTAAATATCACGTGAAGGAAGCATGCCATGCTTATGGCCCAGATGGGCACAGTGGCATGAGTGCGCTAATATTTGAAGGATCTGCCGTGGCCTATAAGGAGGCAGAACGGTTGCATAATCACTTTGTTGATCAAAGAACAGACAAGTATGCGTGGTTGAATCATAGGATCGTCATACCTGGTGGGAAAAGGCAACTGTATGGTTTCTTAGCTGAAAAAGAAGACCTGGAGGCGTTCAATAGACATCATG GAAAAGACTATTTGAAATACGAGATGAAATCTTATAACGAGATGGTGGTTACCCAATTGAAGCAGATGAGTGAAGACAACCAACAACTGAATTATGTGAAGAATGAGATGGTTAAGACAGAGCGACATTCTAAAGAAGTAGAAGAAGCCTTGGGTGTTGAGACCCAGAAACTTCAGGGAGCAATTGAAGATAATATTATTTTGAAGAGAAAAACCAAGGAGATGCTCTCAGAGTGCGTGGAACAG ATGGAGTTTAATGCGAAATTTTATCATGAACAAATTGAAAGACTTCGCAAGGACACCGAGGAGAAAGAGAATGAGTTTGAGAGGTTGCTGCAGGAGGAGCTAGCAAGAGCTATAGAGTGTGATGTTGACTCTGAAACTACAGAAAATTGCAAGCTAAG GGAGGAACAGATACAAAGAATCATAGATTGCCAGGTGAAGGATGCGGAGGAGTTTGATGCTGAACAAGATGAATTGATCAAAACACACGAAGAGAAGAAGGCGAACGTCAAGATGGAGTATATGGCAAAGGATGTTGAGCTCGAGGAGGAGCTTTATGCCGCTCTCACAAGTCTGATGGAGAAACACAAGCCGGACATCTTCCAACCGTCCAGCCCTTGA
- the LOC4351726 gene encoding protein SUPPRESSOR OF GENE SILENCING 3 homolog isoform X2 — protein sequence MAWQARSGNGSLHPPGNGRVQHSDHRPAARGSPRSLPQNKHTETKLQAPCPVVTAPLANGLQWVPKSRSSGSESNMDDAPTSGSDPEMDNGATHPVVTATLANGLQWVPRSRSSDSQSNKDDAPTASSDPETDNVAPHPVVSAPVANGLQWVPRSHSSGSEMDNGEDYDSYDDDSDDDMVDDTSGDFDSKASEKNFETRKRHKLLKSIFELLEKLSVEQINEKTRQWHCPACKNVRGGVTWYKGLQPLMNHARTKGSKRVKLHRELAALLEEELYRTGISMASSGEFFGIWKGLRENTDRPIVWPPVVIIMNTRLEQDKDGKWKGMGNKELLSYFSKYHVKEACHAYGPDGHSGMSALIFEGSAVAYKEAERLHNHFVDQRTDKYAWLNHRIVIPGGKRQLYGFLAEKEDLEAFNRHHGKDYLKYEMKSYNEMVVTQLKQMSEDNQQLNYVKNEMVKTERHSKEVEEALGVETQKLQGAIEDNIILKRKTKEMLSECVEQMEFNAKFYHEQIERLRKDTEEKENEFERLLQEELARAIECDVDSETTENCKLREEQIQRIIDCQVKDAEEFDAEQDELIKTHEEKKANVKMEYMAKDVELEEELYAALTSLMEKHKPDIFQPSSP from the exons ATGGCGTGGCAAGCACGGAGTGGCAATGGATCTTTACACCCTCCTGGAAATGGTCGGGTTCAACATTCTGATCATAGGCCTGCTGCCAGAGGCAGTCCTAGGTCACTGCCACAAAATAAGCATACAGAAACAAAATTGCAAGCACCGTGTCCAGTTGTGACTGCACCTCTTGCAAATGGTTTGCAGTGGGTACCCAAGTCTCGCTCATCTGGTTCTGAGAGCAATATGGATGATGCTCCTACATCAGGTTCTGACCCTGAAATGGACAATGGTGCAACACACCCAGTTGTGACTGCAACTCTTGCAAATGGCTTGCAGTGGGTGCCCAGGTCTCGCTCATCTGACTCTCAAAGCAACAAGGATGATGCTCCTACAGCTAGTTCTGACCCTGAAACGGACAATGTTGCACCACACCCAGTTGTAAGTGCACCTGTTGCAAATGGCTTGCAGTGGGTACCCAGATCTCACTCATCTGGCTCTGAAATGGACAATGGTGAGGATTATGATTCATATGACGATGATTCTGATGATGATATGGTTGATGATACCAGTGGTGACTTTGATTCTAAGGCATCTGAGAAAAATTTTGAGACTCGAAAAAGGCACAAGCTGTTGAAAAGCATTTTTGAACTTCTGGAGAAGTTAAGTGTTGAACAGATAAATGAAAAGACTAGGCAATGGCATTGTCCAGCATGCAAAAATGTACGTGGTGGAGTTACCTGGTACAAAGGGTTACAGCCTTTGATGAATCATGCTAGAACAAAGGGTTCTAAGAGGGTTAAGCTTCACAGAGAATTGGCTGCATTACTGGAAGAGGAGCTGTATCGTACGGGAATTTCAATGGCATCATCTGGCGAGTTCTTTGGAATCTGGAAAGGATTGCGAGAAAACACTGATCGTCCTATAGTATGGCCCCCAGTGGTTATTATTATGAACACTCGATTGGAACAAGATAAGGATGGCAAG TGGAAAGGTATGGGAAACAAAGAGCTCCTTAGTTATTTCAGTAAATATCACGTGAAGGAAGCATGCCATGCTTATGGCCCAGATGGGCACAGTGGCATGAGTGCGCTAATATTTGAAGGATCTGCCGTGGCCTATAAGGAGGCAGAACGGTTGCATAATCACTTTGTTGATCAAAGAACAGACAAGTATGCGTGGTTGAATCATAGGATCGTCATACCTGGTGGGAAAAGGCAACTGTATGGTTTCTTAGCTGAAAAAGAAGACCTGGAGGCGTTCAATAGACATCATG GAAAAGACTATTTGAAATACGAGATGAAATCTTATAACGAGATGGTGGTTACCCAATTGAAGCAGATGAGTGAAGACAACCAACAACTGAATTATGTGAAGAATGAGATGGTTAAGACAGAGCGACATTCTAAAGAAGTAGAAGAAGCCTTGGGTGTTGAGACCCAGAAACTTCAGGGAGCAATTGAAGATAATATTATTTTGAAGAGAAAAACCAAGGAGATGCTCTCAGAGTGCGTGGAACAG ATGGAGTTTAATGCGAAATTTTATCATGAACAAATTGAAAGACTTCGCAAGGACACCGAGGAGAAAGAGAATGAGTTTGAGAGGTTGCTGCAGGAGGAGCTAGCAAGAGCTATAGAGTGTGATGTTGACTCTGAAACTACAGAAAATTGCAAGCTAAG GGAGGAACAGATACAAAGAATCATAGATTGCCAGGTGAAGGATGCGGAGGAGTTTGATGCTGAACAAGATGAATTGATCAAAACACACGAAGAGAAGAAGGCGAACGTCAAGATGGAGTATATGGCAAAGGATGTTGAGCTCGAGGAGGAGCTTTATGCCGCTCTCACAAGTCTGATGGAGAAACACAAGCCGGACATCTTCCAACCGTCCAGCCCTTGA